Proteins encoded in a region of the Atopobium sp. oral taxon 416 genome:
- the argH gene encoding argininosuccinate lyase gives MALWGGRFTKGVDAFTQEFGASLEIDKAMAQQDIKASRAHAKMLAKQGIISKEDQQAIDQGLVHIAQSIKDGTFKWNVDDEDIHMAVESELTQEIGAPGERLHTGRSRNDQVAVDIRLLAKDLCVELLQANLVLRTTLLNQAEKYQGVVMPGYTHLQHAQPVQFSHHVLAYYWMFTRDFKRLHEACDAADTNPLGAAALAGTTYPLDRAYTSELLGFAHTAPNSMDAVSDRDYLLDLEYACSVSMMHLSRLCEEIVLWSSTEFGFITLSDSYSTGSSIMPQKKNPDFAELTRGKTGRVYGDLMALLTTMKGLPLAYNKDLQECKEGPLDAAHTLSDCTRVVAGMLDTMQVNEEAMLRQAKLGFTAATDVADYLAKKGLPFREAHRIVGELVLYCEQHHKGLEDLTLEKFKKASPLFEEDVTRDLDPRGIAYVRNIYGATGDKAVEQQLSEAKERFDKDSEALDDLSSQK, from the coding sequence ATGGCGCTATGGGGCGGTAGATTTACAAAAGGTGTCGATGCATTCACACAGGAGTTTGGTGCCTCGCTGGAGATCGATAAAGCAATGGCGCAGCAGGATATCAAAGCCTCCCGAGCGCATGCGAAGATGCTCGCAAAGCAAGGTATTATCTCCAAGGAGGATCAGCAGGCGATCGATCAAGGGTTGGTGCATATTGCCCAGTCAATCAAAGATGGTACCTTCAAGTGGAACGTGGACGACGAAGACATCCACATGGCAGTCGAATCTGAGCTGACTCAGGAGATCGGTGCTCCGGGGGAGCGCCTGCACACTGGCCGCTCCCGCAACGATCAGGTTGCGGTCGATATCCGGCTGCTCGCGAAAGACCTCTGTGTTGAGCTGCTCCAAGCCAATCTTGTCCTGAGGACGACGTTGCTCAACCAGGCAGAGAAGTATCAGGGTGTCGTTATGCCAGGCTACACCCACCTGCAGCATGCACAGCCTGTTCAGTTCTCCCACCACGTACTTGCCTACTATTGGATGTTCACCCGTGACTTCAAGCGGCTCCACGAAGCCTGCGATGCGGCGGATACTAATCCTCTGGGCGCAGCAGCCTTAGCCGGTACCACGTATCCTTTGGATAGAGCCTACACGAGTGAGCTCCTAGGCTTTGCGCACACCGCACCCAACTCGATGGATGCGGTGTCTGATAGAGATTATCTCTTGGATCTTGAGTATGCTTGCAGCGTCTCTATGATGCACCTCTCCCGCCTCTGCGAGGAGATCGTGCTGTGGAGCTCCACGGAGTTTGGCTTCATCACGCTCTCTGACAGCTACTCAACCGGTTCCTCGATCATGCCCCAGAAGAAGAATCCTGACTTTGCTGAGCTGACCCGTGGTAAGACCGGCAGAGTCTATGGAGACCTGATGGCGCTGTTGACTACTATGAAAGGTCTGCCGCTGGCCTACAACAAGGACCTGCAGGAGTGCAAAGAGGGACCGCTCGATGCGGCGCATACCCTCTCCGATTGCACCCGCGTGGTCGCCGGTATGCTCGACACGATGCAGGTCAATGAGGAAGCAATGCTAAGACAGGCAAAACTCGGATTCACCGCTGCGACGGATGTGGCTGATTATCTCGCAAAGAAAGGCCTCCCCTTCAGAGAGGCGCACCGCATCGTAGGCGAGTTGGTCCTCTACTGTGAGCAGCACCACAAGGGCCTTGAGGATCTGACACTTGAAAAATTTAAGAAGGCGAGTCCGCTCTTCGAAGAAGACGTCACCCGCGATCTGGATCCGAGGGGAATCGCCTATGTGCGCAACATCTATGGTGCAACCGGCGACAAAGCGGTAGAGCAGCAGCTCAGCGAGGCAAAGGAGCGCTTTGACAAAGATTCTGAGGCACTGGATGACCTCTCCTCACAGAAGTAG